A stretch of DNA from Sphingopyxis sp. MWB1:
TCCTGATAAATGATCGTGGGACTATGGGTGATTTCTGAGTCAAGATAGGCCGTTTTCGCATTTTTCAGCGCACGCAATTCGTCCATCAGCCTCAACTGTGATGCATGGTCCATAACAAACTCCTTACCGAGTGGTAAGTATTGACTTGCCAAGTGGTAAGTGTCAAGCGCTGCCCAATGAACTCTTTGTCATCTCCTTCATTGACTACCCGCGAGCGCATAGTGGCCGAAGCGCGGACCCTATTCGCTGAGCGCGGCTTTTATGGCGTGAGTATCGCTCAGATCGCCGCAGAAATGGGCCTGACCAAGCAGGCATTGCTGCACCATTTCGGAACCAAGGAAAAACTCTACGGATGTGTGTTGGAAGAAATTGCCAATGAACTGGCGACAATACGCCCGACGGAGGATGCCTCTCATGATCCTGTAGAACGATTGGCTGACTATTTTGTCGCAATGCTGGCGGGCGATCCGGGGGAGAATGAGCGCTATCGATTGCTGATGCGGGAGATATTGGACAATCGTGGACGCGCCAAAAATGCGCATCATTGGTTTCTGAGGCCGTTTCTTGAAGAGCTAACTCGGTTGATGCGGAAAGTTCCTTCCTGGTCTGAGGCGCCGGAGGAGATAATATTGGCGGCACTTATCCAGATTTTGGGAGCGGTAAACTATCACGCCGTGTCCCGTCCCACCTTTGGAGCCATATTTGGCGGAGAGGTGGTGGGGGCGGTGGATGGTATTTTTATCGCTCAGTTTCGCCGGCTGATTGAGGCGGTTTT
This window harbors:
- a CDS encoding TetR/AcrR family transcriptional regulator, with amino-acid sequence MNSLSSPSLTTRERIVAEARTLFAERGFYGVSIAQIAAEMGLTKQALLHHFGTKEKLYGCVLEEIANELATIRPTEDASHDPVERLADYFVAMLAGDPGENERYRLLMREILDNRGRAKNAHHWFLRPFLEELTRLMRKVPSWSEAPEEIILAALIQILGAVNYHAVSRPTFGAIFGGEVVGAVDGIFIAQFRRLIEAVLRAGPVQGAIGG